GCTCTCGTCCAGGGCCCTCGCTGAACTCCCAAGCGGGGCTGCCCATGGCGGACACAAGGGGCTTGGCGCCGGGCTTGGAGGAGGCTTAGGAGGTGGACACGGAGGCTTCGTCGGCGGCGGACATGGCTTGTCTGGTGGGCACATCGGAGGTGGAATAGTCTCTGGAGGCTTTGGAGGTGGACACGGAGGAGCCATCAGCGGTGGCCACGGAGGCGGCTTCGGTGGAGGAAGCTTTGGTGGTGGACACGGAGGAGGCTTTGGTGGTGGAGGCTTCGGAGGTGGACACGGGGGAATCATCGATGGTGGAATTGGAGGTAGCATCGGTGGAAAGCATGGAGGAGGAATCATTAGTGGTGGACACGGAGGAGGCATCGGAGGTGGACACGGGGGAATCATCGATGGTGGAATTGGAGGTGGTATCGGTGGAAAGCACGGAGGAGTCATCAGCGGTGGACACGGAGGAATCATTGACGGTGGGATTGGAGGTGGACACGGAGGAGGCTTTGGTGGTGGACACGGAGGAATCATCGATGATGGAATTGGAGGTGGTATCGGTGGAAAGCACGGAGGAGTCATCAGCGGTGGAAGCATAATCTCTGGAGGCTTTGACGGTGGACACGGAGGAGTCATTGATGGTGGACACGGAGGCGTCATCGGTGGAAAAGATGATGGAATCCTTGGTAGTGGTCATGGAGGATTCATCAGCGGTGGACACGGAGGAGTTGGTGGTGGATTTGGAGGCGCCGGTGGCAAGCACGGAggagtcgtcggtggtggccacgGAGGATTCATCAGCGGTGGACACGGAGGAGTTGGTGGTGGATTTGGAGGCTCCGGTGGCAAGCACGGAggagtcgtcggtggtggccacgGAGGATTCATCAGCGGTGGACACGGAGGAGTTGGTGGTGGATTTGGAGGCTCCGGTGGCAAGCACGGAGGAGCCATCGGTGGTGGACACGGAGGAGTTGGTGGTGGATTTGGAGGCTCCGGTGGCAAGCATGGAGGAGCCATCAGTGGAGGACACGGAGGATTCATCAGCGGTGGACACGGAGGAGTTGGTGGTGGATTTGGAGGCTCCGGTGGCAAGCACGGAggagtcgtcggtggtggccacgGAGGATTCATCAGTGGTGGACACGGAGGAGTTGGTGGTGGATTTGGAGGCTCCGGTGGCAAGCACGGAGGAGCCATCGGTGGTGGACACGGAGGAGTTGGTGGTGGATTTGGAGGCTCCGGTGGCAAGCTGGGAGGAGTCGTAAGTGGTGGACATGGAGGATTCATCAGTGGTGGACACGGAGGAGTTGGTGGTGGACTTGGAGGCATCGGTGGCAAGCACGGAGGAGCCATCGGTGGTGGACACGGAGGAGTTGGTGGTGGATTTGGAGGCTCCGGTGGCAAGCTGGGAGGAGTCGTAAGTGGTGGACATGGAGGATTCATCAGTGGTGGACACGGAGGAGTTGGTGGTGGACTTGGAGGCATCGGTGGCAAGCACGGAGGAGCCATCGGTGGTGGACAATGGAGGATTCATCAGTGGTGGACACGGAGGAGTTGGTGGTGGACTTGGAGGCATTGGTGGCAAGCACGGAGGAGTCGTCGGTAGGTGGCCATGGAGGAGGCATCGTGGGAAAGGGGGCAGCCACGGCAAGCGTAAGCTTCAAcctaggtggtgttggtggtggccttAAGGGACACGGAGGCATCTCTAGTGGACATGGAGGTGGTTTTGTTGGCGGACACGGAGGATCAGTCATTGGTGGAGGATATGGAGGTTCCTTTATTGGCGGTGGACACGGATTAGGCGTCGTCAGTGGTGGACACGGAGGAGGCGCCATTCGGTGGAGGACACAAAGGAGGCGTCATCGGCGGAGGACATGGATTAGGTGTCATTGGTGGTGGACACGGAGGAGGcgtccatggtggaggacacaaagGAATCTCTACACCATATGGGAAATAAACTATCGAAGAACATTAGAGTTATCACGAGTTTTCTAAGTATGATAAGAGTGTAATATATCGCTATGCCGTGTTCTGGGTTTTCTCCaggatataataaataataaaatcgatagaaataaaaaatatttatttcagtGGGCCACAAATAAATGGACTAAACCAAACCGAGTTTTCAATTGTTCCTCACTAAAAAAACTTTTACATGTTACCACAAATCCTCTAATTATGCCTTTTATCTCTATCGGAAGAAAATTAATAAGATAGATATATAATAGAGAGgaaaggaaagagagagggagggagggagggggagagacctAATATTATGGGCTAACTTTTCATTAAAATTTCTGATGTCGCTCTCAGTATGAGAGCACCATCAGAAAATTTATTGTGTGTTTCCAAGACAGCATACAAAACTTGTTGTCCTTAACTCTCTGATTTGTAAACGATAAATAAATTACATTAAATACATACCACAGTGCATGTGTCAAGGTAAGATTTGTATATATTCTAAattagaaacacacacacacacacacacacacacacacacacacacacacacacacacacacacacacacacacacacacacacacacacacacacagtcgagtCGAGCCATCCATAGAGGGAGGGTCGTGGGGTCGCGCTCTACGCTAAACGCCAATATTTTGGggggttaattaaggctacagtgacgGATCACAGATATTGGGGTATAACAAAAGTGTATAACCGCTGCAAATAGGAAAGAAAaatacagtgctatcactagagctttgtgttaaacagtgaattcatgagacaggccacgtgggagggcccacgaggctttgtttacatttgggcTCCAGTtctcagtggtacagtaaattagtgaactgtaacacaacgatacagtgtctgactccagagctttgtgtagatagagaagaacggccatcatcaatctactagaacttagtgaatcaccacgtgggaggcgacaACGGATCACCATTGTCAAccatacatcgtcattactcatctagttgtgtgagcaggaggctgactggtaggtaccctctctggtcaattaattagGTGTatagagtgaggtaaaatattatcaaattcttgttcaggatatcatatatatttaaaatcttaaAGTGGCTCATATTAGGTAGAGGTTAACACTTATGGGAattcgtgacacacgcacgcacgcacacgcacgcacgcccacgtacatatgcacatacacacacacacatgcacatgcaaaaacacacacacacacaaacgttcagtcaggggagaaaggattaacactttttgtggaaaggggataagacctcattatactccaccccctctcttacccccccatctgacctgatctgacctAATCACCATCACCGCCCCCCCAACCCCCAGTCCCCtgcatcccccatacacacactctccccctctctctctcacccctccccactctctccctccctccccctctctctctctctctctctctctctctctctctctctctctctctctctctctctctctctctctctctctctctctctctctctctctgcccacacgctcacacacacacacacacacacatacacacacacacacacacacacacacacacacacacacacacacacacacacacacacacacacacacacacgtgcgcgcggacacacaaacacacgcacgccCATGTGTTtgtctctcaccccactctctcacCTCACTcattcacccctctctctcaccccactctcacccctctctctcaccccactcttacccctctctcccacaaactcactctctctctctctctctctctcactctctctctctctctctctctctctctctctctctctctctctctctctctctctctctctctctctctctctctctctttccctctctctctctctctcgctctctctcgccctctctctctctctctctctctctctctctctctctctctctctctctctctctctctctctctctctctctctctctctttccctctctctctctcgctctctctcgccctctctctctctctctctctctctctctctctctctctctctctctctctctctctctctctctctctctctctctctctctcgccctctctctctctctctctctctcgctctctctcgctctctctcgccctatctctctctctctctctctcgccctctctctctttctctctcgccctctctctctctcgctctctctctctctctctctctctctctctctctctctctctctctctctctctctctctctctcgccctctctctcgctctctctcgccctctctctctctctcgccctctctctcgccctctctctctctctctctctctctctctctctctctctctctctctctctctctctctctctctctctctctctctcttcctctccctcccccaccccgttctgccctcctgacaaatcctatcatggcacaactaggaacaggggtaagtatgacagccagaggtaacaggggaacagggaaaagtcaaggtgacgaaatgaaggaaatgttcgcccagtttctggaggacatcaagagtgagatgcaagaaatgatgcaggaaatgaagaacgaaataagcaacctgaaaagagagctgaccgcagcaaaggaggagattagagccctcaaagagaacggtatcgatgctgagactcagaaaatcatccatggagaaggtggtaatagtattttagaagaaaatgccacaataaaagcaacatttgcagaaatgctaaaaaacaactctgaagtaatgtcttcaGTGAtgaaggtagccatgaaagcagccacctcacaggaagcagcacgctccactagccagctgctggaaaggaaaagatcagtggttgctgtgggtattaaagagcaggaaggctccaataggacagagtggaatgataaggacaaagcgacagtgaatgaaatactgacggcactagacatggaaggggttgaccatagcattgagaaggttttcaatctaggctggtacaacaaagaccgagaccgtgtgataaagttagtgtttgcaaatgagaacacaaaggagaagattctaacaaggaagagctacctgcaaaatgtgggagaattaaaaaatgtattcctccagagagacatgacgagggaggagagagccatggtggcagaagcaaggaagaggcgcagggcgagaggggaaaaccaggaaatcatagATCCCAActcaacatccccagaggtgaggggggaacccacaaccagctacccagtaacaccagcagggaaGGCAACCCCACCactctcctctgcatagaaaacccccctaccccaaaccctccctgcccccactcaaatgctcagccaaatctccctcccccactcttctaccccctcccctcctcctgccaaatcccccctccccccttttccttcctgtcctccctcccctttcaccccataccctccctgtccctcccccaccccccttcacttgaccccccacgcctcatcccagtatcctctgagaccctgttatccacctcacagatcctcacacccatggaacagcttcccccaccagcagaacactcaccaaggaggcgatttgaaagggacagaagaaagtgagcctcaaggcaatgtacactaacatagatggaattacaaataaagcaaatgagcttggagaatgggtactagaggaaaacccagacataatagccctcacagaaacaaatgcagtgttcccacaggactattatgttatgaggaaagagagggaaggaagaggtggtggtggggtagctctgctggtaagaaaaggatgggattttgaggagatggttattcagggctgtgaaggtttcagtgaccacataacaggtaccataacaactagagggcaaaaaattatagtcgtagtcatatataatccaccaccaaatgacagaagacctagacaggaatatgatagaaacaacatggccaccaataacataatagaaagag
The DNA window shown above is from Procambarus clarkii isolate CNS0578487 chromosome 6, FALCON_Pclarkii_2.0, whole genome shotgun sequence and carries:
- the LOC123753895 gene encoding uncharacterized protein; its protein translation is MSLLIFCLVLLSSRALAELPSGAAHGGHKGLGAGLGGGLGGGHGGFVGGGHGLSGGHIGGGIVSGGFGGGHGGAISGGHGGGFGGGSFGGGHGGGFGGGGFGGGHGGIIDGGIGGSIGGKHGGGIISGGHGGGIGGGHGGIIDGGIGGGIGGKHGGVISGGHGGIIDGGIGGGHGGGFGGGHGGIIDDGIGGGIGGKHGGVISGGSIISGGFDGGHGGVIDGGHGGVIGGKDDGILGSGHGGFISGGHGGVGGGFGGAGGKHGGVVGGGHGGFISGGHGGVGGGFGGSGGKHGGVVGGGHGGFISGGHGGVGGGFGGSGGKHGGAIGGGHGGVGGGFGGSGGKHGGAISGGHGGFISGGHGGVGGGFGGSGGKHGGVVGGGHGGFISGGHGGVGGGFGGSGGKHGGAIGGGHGGVGGGFGGSGGKLGGVVSGGHGGFISGGHGGVGGGLGGIGGKHGGAIGGGHGGVGGGFGGSGGKLGGVVSGGHGGFISGGHGGVGGGLGGIGGKHGGAIGGGQWRIHQWWTRRSWWWTWRHWWQARRSRR